A genomic window from Dechloromonas sp. A34 includes:
- a CDS encoding acetyltransferase, producing MSRPLYGIFGASGCGRGVMPLAREQLGEETVATDRLVFIDDAAGPERVNGHRLLSYAAFLALPASERFVCVAIAGSLVRQNIVARCEADGVLPWSVCAANAVVMDDVSIGDGVILCPFVTLTSNIRIGRHFHANLYSYVEHDCVIGDYVTFAPGVKCNGNVWIDDHAYIGAGAVIRQGTPGLPLKIGAGAVVGMGAVVTREVPPGAVVVGNPARPMKK from the coding sequence ATGAGCCGGCCGCTATATGGCATCTTTGGGGCGAGCGGTTGCGGCCGCGGGGTGATGCCCTTGGCGCGGGAGCAACTGGGGGAGGAAACCGTCGCTACGGACCGGCTGGTATTCATTGATGATGCAGCGGGGCCGGAGCGGGTGAATGGCCATCGTTTGCTGAGTTATGCGGCTTTTCTCGCCTTGCCGGCGAGCGAACGTTTCGTCTGCGTGGCGATCGCCGGCAGCTTGGTTCGCCAGAACATTGTTGCCCGCTGCGAAGCCGATGGCGTGCTGCCCTGGTCAGTTTGTGCGGCCAATGCGGTGGTGATGGACGATGTCAGTATCGGCGATGGCGTAATCCTGTGTCCGTTCGTGACGCTGACCTCCAATATCCGGATCGGCCGGCATTTTCACGCCAATCTGTACAGCTATGTCGAGCACGATTGCGTGATTGGCGATTACGTGACGTTCGCACCGGGCGTCAAATGTAACGGTAATGTCTGGATCGACGATCATGCCTACATCGGCGCCGGTGCCGTGATTCGCCAGGGAACCCCTGGGCTGCCGTTGAAGATAGGCGCTGGCGCCGTGGTGGGCATGGGGGCGGTCGTCACCCGTGAGGTGCCACCCGGAGCGGTTGTCGTTGGCAATCCGGCCCGCCCAATGAAGAAGTAA
- a CDS encoding sugar transferase yields MKRLFDILFALAVLVFASPFFLVGALVVWLDMGRPVFFRQQRPGYLGRPFMLYKFRTMREGYDAAGRALPDAKRLTRWGTLLRRTSIDELPQLINVLKGDMGIVGPRPLLMEYLPLYSAEQMRRHAVLPGITGWAQVNGRNALSWEERFRLDVWYVDHRSFWLDMKILWLTARKVLVSEGISAAGEATMSKFTGSKEQ; encoded by the coding sequence ATGAAGCGGCTGTTTGATATCTTGTTTGCGCTGGCCGTTCTGGTATTTGCTTCGCCATTTTTTCTCGTGGGAGCGCTTGTGGTCTGGCTCGATATGGGACGCCCGGTCTTTTTCCGGCAACAGCGGCCCGGTTATCTAGGCAGGCCTTTCATGCTCTACAAGTTCCGAACTATGCGTGAGGGATATGATGCCGCGGGGCGTGCATTGCCCGATGCTAAACGGCTGACGCGTTGGGGAACGTTGTTGCGGCGCACCAGCATTGACGAATTGCCCCAACTGATCAACGTGTTGAAGGGCGACATGGGCATTGTCGGTCCGCGTCCGCTGCTGATGGAGTATCTGCCGCTGTATTCTGCGGAGCAGATGCGCCGGCATGCGGTACTGCCTGGAATCACCGGCTGGGCGCAGGTTAATGGACGCAATGCCCTGAGTTGGGAAGAGCGTTTTCGGCTGGATGTCTGGTATGTGGATCATCGGTCGTTCTGGCTTGACATGAAAATCCTGTGGCTGACTGCCAGGAAGGTTCTGGTCAGCGAGGGAATCAGTGCGGCTGGCGAAGCGACGATGTCCAAATTCACCGGGAGCAAGGAACAATGA